The following proteins come from a genomic window of Elgaria multicarinata webbii isolate HBS135686 ecotype San Diego chromosome 10, rElgMul1.1.pri, whole genome shotgun sequence:
- the GASK1B gene encoding Golgi-associated kinase 1B, protein MSFLDQTWQIINWFICSLCSPRLLRLWSGRCPRTRRTLLLGTAFVIYLGFLVSQVGHTVPQHRAGPAKANSWNLKDAAQTLFLEIPLDGTLSLPDLERPQRGTNDTSALPNVVYITLRSKRSKPANIRGTVKPKRRKKKMLPLHYGNKNPLVGTSEEKTFIQKSLHGTRKSQSNRRATAALPEKAGHIREEYREKQMLPKNRRHWRPVVSIRGVNFQPIAQESNIRMYSESQPSWLSKEDIFSMRLLADYKIDSIQEAPSQHGVLLVFGRTAAINKSTKGDVCIQGHCGLIKRPLDLSEVFAFHLDRILGLNRTLPTISRKSEFVQDGQPCPVILWDPSLAQTDNETHSSLKLNWGAYKQQLKQKCWQNGKVPKAEWGCTDVHHHEWSKMALLDFLLQIYSRLDKNCCGFKPRKEDSCVQKGLSLICDDQDNIDLTHIIQRKDDPRHLVFIDNKGFFDRSEDNLDFKILQGINEFPEFAVSVLKSQHLREKLLQSLFLDRIFWDSQGGRQGIEKLIDVIERRAKILLTYINAHGAEVIPMNE, encoded by the exons ATGAGCTTCCTGGATCAGACATGGCAAATTATAAACTGGTTCATTTGCTCTCTGTGCTCACCCCGGCTGCTGAGACTCTGGAGTGGCAGGTGCCCAAGGACCAGAAGAACTTTGCTATTGGGTACAGCCTTTGTGATATATCTGGGGTTCCTTGTCAGCCAAGTAGGTCATACTGTACCACAGCACAGAGCAGGACCTGCAAAAGCAAATTCCTGGAATCTCAAAGATGCCGCTCAGACCCTTTTCCTGGAAATCCCATTGGATGGCACCTTGTCGCTTCCTGACCTGGAAAGGCCCCAGAGGGGGACGAATGACACTTCAGCACTGCCCAATGTGGTGTACATCACCCTGCGGTCCAAGCGCAGCAAACCTGCCAACATCCGAGGCACCGTGAAGCCCAAgcgaagaaagaagaaaatgctgCCTTTGCACTATGGAAATAAGAATCCACTCGTTGGCACTAGTGAGGAGAAGACCTTCATCCAAAAGTCACTTCATGGGACTCGTAAATCCCAGAGCAACAGGAGAGCAACAGCAGCACTTCCAGAGAAAGCCGGTCATATCAGAGAGGAGTACAGAGAGAAACAAATGCTCCCAAAGAATAGGAGGCATTGGAGACCTGTAGTGAGTATAAGAGGTGTGAATTTTCAGCCCATTGCTCAGGAGAGCAATATCAGGATGTACAGTGAGAGCCAGCCATCTTGGCTGAGCAAAGAGGACATCTTCAGTATGCGTCTTTTGGCAGATTACAAAATAGACAGTATCCAAGAGGCACCTTCTCAACATGGAGTACTTTTGGTATTTGGGAGGACCGCTGCTATTAACAAGTCAACCAAAGGAGATGTCTGCATTCAAGGACATTGTGGCCTTATCAAGAGACCTCTTGACTTGAGTGAAGTGTTTGCCTTCCATTTGGACAGGATCCTGGGGCTGAACCGGACGTTGCCTACAATAAGCAGAAAATCAGAATTTGTACAAG ATGGCCAACCATGCCCTGTTATTCTTTGGGATCCCTCCTTGGCTCAAACAGACAATGAGACACACTCTTCATTGAAGCTCAACTGGGGGGCTTACAAGCAACAACTAAAGCAGAAGTGTTGGCAAAATGGCAAAGTACCCAAAGCAGAGTGGGGATGTACAGATGTCCATCACCATGAGTGGTCCAAGATGGCACTCCTTGATTTTCTTTTACAG ATCTACAGCCGCTTGGACAAGAACTGCTGTGGATTCAAACCACGCAAAGAGGACTCTTGTGTACAGAAAGGACTGAGTCTTATTTGTGATGACCAGGACAACATTGATTTGACACACATTATCCAGAGAAAGGATGACCCAAGGCATTTAGTTTTTATAGATAATAAAGGCTTCTTTGACCGAAGTGAAGACAATCTAGATTTCAAAATATTACAAGGCATAAATGA GTTCCCTGAATTTGCAGTCTCTGTGCTGAAAAGCCAACATTTGCGAGAAAAACTTCTTCAGTCTTTGTTCCTTGACAGAATTTTTTGGGACAGTCAAGGTGGTCGTCAAGGCATTGAAAAACTAATTGACGTGATAGAACGGAGGGCCAAAATTCTTCTCACCTACATTAATGCACATGGGGCGGAAGTGATACCAATGAATGAATGA